The Synergistaceae bacterium genome window below encodes:
- the fumC gene encoding class II fumarate hydratase (class II family (does not require metal); tetrameric enzyme; fumarase C; reversibly converts (S)-malate to fumarate and water; functions in the TCA cycle), with product MEYRIEKDSLGEVRVPVDKHWGAQTQRSLENFKIGIEKIPVESIYAFALMKKGCALANKRLGVLDPA from the coding sequence ATGGAATATCGCATTGAAAAAGATTCTTTAGGCGAAGTCCGTGTCCCTGTGGATAAACACTGGGGAGCGCAAACTCAGCGAAGTCTCGAAAATTTCAAAATCGGAATCGAAAAAATACCGGTAGAAAGCATCTATGCTTTTGCTCTGATGAAAAAAGGTTGTGCCCTGGCCAACAAACGCCTCGGTGTTTTGGATCCTGC